The proteins below are encoded in one region of Tamandua tetradactyla isolate mTamTet1 chromosome 9, mTamTet1.pri, whole genome shotgun sequence:
- the LOC143645916 gene encoding olfactory receptor 5AN6-like: MAMAEERNSTAVKRFILLGFSEFPKLTVVLFSLFLGIYLMTVSWNLGLIILIKIDSHLHTPMYFFLNKLAFLDICYVSTTTPKMLSDFFQEQKSISLLGCAMQYFFFASVALTECTLLAAMAYDRYAAICNPLLYTAIMSPQLCVKMVAGSCITGFFGSLIQVCGLLQLYFCGPNVINHFFCDLPQLMTLSCSDTFFLQVITSLLTVIFGLASVLIIMTSYGYIVATILKITSAEGRSKSFNTSASHLTAVTLYFGSGTFVYLCPSSDDSLNQNKLASVVYSVLIPMLNPLIYSLRNKEIKDALHRWKKRIFS, encoded by the coding sequence ATGGCAAtggctgaagaaagaaacagcacTGCAGTTAAAAGATTCATCCTCTTGGGATTCTCTGAATTTCCAAAGCTCACAGTTGTCCTCTTTTCACTATTCCTAGGAATCTACCTCATGACGGTGTCCTGGAACCTGGGTCTCATCATCCTAATCAAGATAGATTCTCAcctgcacacacccatgtacttcttcctcaatAAACTTGCCTTCTTAGATATCTGCTATGTTTCCACCACAACTCCCAAAATGCTCTCAGACTTCTTTCAGGAACAAAAATCCATCTCCCTTTTGGGGTGTGCCATGCAGTACTTCTTCTTTGCAAGTGTGGCTCTGACTGAGTGTACTCTTCTGGCAGCCATGGCTTATGATCGATATGCTGCCATTTGCAATCCTCTGCTCTACACAGCCATCATGTCCCCCCAACTCTGTGTGAAGATGGTGGCAGGATCTTGTATAACTGGATTCTTTGGCTCATTAATACAAGTGTGTGGCTTACTTCAGCTTTATTTCTGTGGGCCAAATGTCATCAACCACTTCTTCTGTGACCTGCCCCAACTGATGACCTTGTCCTGTTCTGACACCTTTTTCTTACAAGTCATCACGTCTCTGCTCACAGTCATCTTTGGACTTGCATCTGTCCTGATCATCATGACATCCTATGGTTATATTGTTGCCACTATTCTGAAGATCACTTCAGCTGAAGGAAGGTCAAAGTCTTTTAACACCTCTGCTTCTCACTTGACAGCAGTGACCCTCTACTTTGGCTCAGGCACCTTTGTGTATTTGTGCCCTAGCTCTGATGATTCCCTTAACCAAAACAAGCTGGCTTCTGTTGTATATAGTGTGCTGATACCGATGTTAAATCCATTGATCTACAGTCTGAGGAACAAGGAAATCAAAGATGCCCTACACAGATGGAAGAAGAGGATATTCTCCTAG